Proteins encoded within one genomic window of Ailuropoda melanoleuca isolate Jingjing chromosome 16, ASM200744v2, whole genome shotgun sequence:
- the LOC100479405 gene encoding LOW QUALITY PROTEIN: 2-acylglycerol O-acyltransferase 1-like (The sequence of the model RefSeq protein was modified relative to this genomic sequence to represent the inferred CDS: inserted 2 bases in 2 codons) encodes MRSSRAPRSNQVPEAGSWRSLLPGRTLKVEFAPLNIPLAERLQMATVLQRVLSFPLLAEICIGITMIHNYWFLSIRWLYFGISPEQRGWRSKWVRSWTVWRYFKDCFPIHLIKTWNLDPSHSYIFGFHPHGVLVAGAFGNFCTNYSDFELFPGFTTDLHVHPFWIHCPLFREYLMTSESVSVSKKSVYRVLSKEGGGNISIIILGSAEESLDAYPGKFTLFIHQQKGFVKIALTHGASLVPVFSFGENELFKQVNXPEGSWLRTVQEKLQKIMGFALLLFHAGGIFQYNFGLMPYRNLIHTVVGCPIPVRQTLXPSPEHQTYMKKPKKLLEAHERKYSIPEHKTLIFK; translated from the exons ATGCGCTCCTCTCGGGCGCCGCGGAGCAACCAGGTTCCAGAAGCTGGCAGTTGGCGCAGTCTTCTCCCTGGCCGGACCCTGAAGGTTGAGTTTGCGCCTCTCAACATCCCGCTGGCGGAGCGGCTGCAGATGGCTACGGTGCTGCAAAGGGTCCTGTCCTTCCCGCTGCTCGCAGAGATATGCATTGGAATCACCATGATACACAACTATTGGTTCCTCTCTATAAGATGGCTTTATTTTGGCATATCCCCAGAGCAAAGAGGCTGGAGATCCAAATGGGTCAGAAGCTGGACCGTTTGGAGGTATTTTAAGGACTGTTTTCCAATTCACCTCATCAAAACTTGGAATTTGGATCCAAGTCACAGCTATATATTTGGGTTTCACCCCCATGGAGTGCTTGTGGCTGGAGCCTTTGGAAATTTTTGTACAAATTATTCGGACTTTGAGCTGTTCCCTGGCTTCACCACAGATCTTCATGTGCACCCATTTTGGATCCACTGTCCTCTCTTTCGAGAATATCTGATGACTAGTGAGTCGGTCTCAGTTTCTAAGAAAAGTGTGTACcgtgtgctgagcaaggagggagGTGGAAACATTTCAATCATTATTCTTGGGAGTGCAGAAGAATCACTGGATGCCTATCCTGGAAAATTCACTCTGTTCATCCATCAGCAGAAAGGATTTGTTAAAATTGCTTTGACTCATGGTGCCTCCTTGGTCCCAgtgttttcttttggagaaaatgAACTGTTTAAACAAGTTA AACCTGAAGGCTCATGGCTTCGAACTGTGCAGGAGAAGCTACAGAAAATCATGGGGTTTGCTTTGCTGCTGTTCCATGCCGGAGGAATTTTTCAATACAATTTTGGCCTGATGCCCTATAGGAATCTTATCCACACTGTTGTTGGCTGCCCAATCCCTGTCCGTCAGACTC CACCAAGCCCGGAGCATCAGACCTATAtgaaaaagccaaagaaattaCTTGAGGCACACGAAAGGAAGTACAGTATTCCCGAGCACaaaactctcatttttaaataa